DNA sequence from the Malus sylvestris chromosome 10, drMalSylv7.2, whole genome shotgun sequence genome:
GGTCTTGTGTTTCTTCATGCTAGTTAATGATCgggtgtaattttttttcttttgcaggATATGAACTATGAAAGGGAAATTTTATGCTACTCTTTAAGAAATGGGTAATGATGCTCTTTGTTGTGAATCTAtttattaataatatattatagGTGTATGTTATATAGTGACAAATCAGTATGTCATTCATCCGTATTATAACAATTAAACTAACATATTGTGGTTAGTTCCAGAGTCAACATAGGGTCATTAGTTGTCCAATCCTATGTCTCTTTGTATATGTATTGTGTTGACTTTATGAACAGTTAGTGTTAACCGTGTTGCAACCTCCTCTTCTtacttcttctattttttttaatcatccatgtctttcttttctctcatcTTGTCTGCGATTCTATTGTGCGCACTAAATGCTCGATGAAATGCCTCAATTGACAAGTTTTGGCAGTCTTCAACATTACTCTACAGGAAAATGTAGTCACCTTTGATAAGCATCAACATATCATAGTAGTTGTTGACATATATTGGCATAAAATTTCAGCAAATGTTAGCAATAATCGACATTTTCCTGTCTAATGTTCAACGAAATGGTCCTATAAAGTTTTTTTGGTCTACATCATGACTCTATTATTTGAAAAGCGTGATTTCGCCACTGATTATGACGATATATCGTCACCATAAAAGATTCTTGTTATTTTAGTGGTGGTCTATAAGAACTCGAGTTAAATTTCTCACTAAAGTATTAATATACAGCTTAATTTGTCTCCATTACTAATTAAAAACAGTTGATAGAAAGAGTAAAAGTTAGAAGTTGATGTCGGTCCGAGCCTGGAAATTTCTTAGCATAACACTTCTCCTACTCGTGAACTCAACGCAAACattcacttttcttttttcattttttctttccatAACAAAAAGATGAATTTTTGTTAAAGCATTGATGCCATATCAAGTCAAAGTTTTGGACTTCACATTTTGTATTCATTTCCTTTGTATTTCTTCTTTGTGTTTGCATATGGTATGCTCatgctctttttcttcttttttcttttttctcgatACAAGTGAGTTGCGAACTCCTGAGACAACTTATAATTTGTTTAAAATTGCTCCTAAAAGAATTAAAAGATTTTTTAGCTCACAAAAAAACGCATATACCAACTCTTTACGGTTAAACTATAGGAAGAACATGCTAGGTCCTTGCAGTTCCATGAATCAGCCACAAAATATTCAAAGTTGCTCAAATTATTTGATGATAAAAGAGGAATTTTGGTAATTGAGTGTTGTGAGTGATGATGGTTAATTGGTTACATCTTCAGTACTATTTAAATTCTTCTTCTATAAAGTTTTCtagaatatataattaataaaatccATACATACATAATTAAGCATTGCTTTAAAGTTTTTACCATCTATAGTAGGTGACTAGCCCTAAAaacatattttaaattgtgtagATTATATACAACtagaatatattattttatacgagagatttttcagtgtgtcgAGAACACGATTCAATACAAAATGTAATAGTACAGTTActtaaaaatttgaaacaaaaaattataataatacaTGCATCGAGCCGTGTTTCCAACACACCGAAAAATTTATCAATTTTATACAAAATACAATGATTACAGAATACAAACATAAAAGTATCACCTCCTATAAATAAGCTCCAACTCCAACAGATTTTTTGATACccaatataattacaaaattacCCCTCTTGAATCCCCCATTCGTATTCCACTACCACACGCCAGCCCAAAAGGTCAGTCATGTAATTTCGTACTAAAGTCCAATTCAGTGGATCAGCTGCCAAACCAAGGATAAGCATAGAACCAGGAGAAAGACGGGAGAAGTCagagcctctctctctctgttcacGATAAGATGGTCAACTAGATTCCATTCTGTTTCGAATTCCGATCAGAATAGCCGGAATATTCGTACCCATCCATCCAGAATCCGACCCACTTCGCTATTTCCAAATGGGTTGGTTCCAAAACCAATGAGAGCAACTATGGGGAAAGAAAAGAAGCAGGGAGCCAAAGAAACAGAGCAGAGCCAAAACTCGTCGGAATCTTCCTCCGGCGAATCAAGTCTCCGGCGAACCATCGAGTCCATTACATCTCTGATTTCACTCTCTTATTCCATCAAAATATTTGCGGCGAAATGGAAAACGATAAGGACCAAGCTCGAAGATTTGAACTCGGGCCTAGAGGCCGTAGAAAACTGCGAGGCCAGCGAAAACGCAGTTCTCTCAGGCATTGTGTCGGGCATATGTCAGACGGTCAACGAGTGCCACGAAATCGCGCGTCGCTGCGTCAATCTTTCATACAGCGGGAAGCTCCTGATGCAGAGCGACTTGGACATTCTCTCAGCAAGGCTCGATCTTCACGCAAGAAACCTCTCGGAGGTTTACAACGCCGGCGTTTTGACACGGAGGTTCGCGATTGTCGTTTTGAGGCCCGGAAACGGAGCTTGCAGAGACGACATGAGGTTCTACATCAGAGACGTGATGACGAGGATGAAGATTGGCAACGCAGAGATGAAACGCCAGGCGTTGCTTAATCTGCACGAGGCTTTGGTGGAAGACGACAAGTATGTTAAAGTCGTCGTTGAGCTTAGCGAGATTGTGCATGTATTGGCTAGTTTTCTTGATTTTTCGCATGATGTTCAAATCCAGGAGTTGTCTGCAAAGATTGTTTCTGTGATTTCTGGGTTTGGTTCGTGCAAGGTTGTTCTGATCGGAGCCGGAATTATCGCGCCGTTGATTCGGGTTTTGGAGTGTGGGAGTGTGGTTGGGAAAGAAGAAGCTGCAAAGAGCTTGCAGAGATTAACGGAAAATTCGGATAATGGGTGGTCCATTTCAGCTCACGGCGGAGTCACAGCTCTGCTTAAGTTATGTTCCGGCGGCGATGGCAGCGAAATCAGAGCAGAGCTGGTCGGTCCTGCTTGCGGGGCACTCAAAAATCTCGTTGGCATTGAAGAAATCAAGAGATTCATGGTCGAAGAAGGTGTTATTTCGACGTTTATCGGGCTCACAAGGTCGAAAGATGAAGTCTTGCAGATCAATTCGATTGAGTTTCTGCAAAACATTGCTTCTGGGGATGAGGCAATTCGGGTTATGGTGGCGAAAGAGGGCGGAATTCAAGCGTTGGTTCGCGTTTTGACTACCCGATCGGCGGCTTGTTCTTGTAAAGTGAGGGAGACAGCATTGAGGGCAATAGAGAATTTGTGTTTTCGCAATGCGAATTCGATTAGTCTTCTGATCAAGTACGGTTTTGTTGATCAGCTCATGTTCTTTCTCCAAAATGGGGAGGTTTCGATTCAAGAACTGGCGCTAAAAGTGTCGATTAGAATGTGTGGGAAATCAGAGGAGGCCAAGAAGGCAATGGGGGATGCAAACTTCATGACGGAGCTGGTTAAGTTTCTTGATTCCAAGTCGTTTGAGGTTCGAGAAATGGCGGCTGAAGCGCTGTCGAACATGGTCACAGTCccgaaaaacagaaaacgatTCGTGCAGGATGATCGCAACATGTGCCTCCTCTTGCAGCGGTTCGATCCGAAGCAAGTGAATTCGGGCAACAAAAAGCTCTTGTTCTCCATTTTGATGTCGCTGACGAGCTGCAACAGCGGGAGGAGGAAGATTGCGCATTCGGGTTACATGAAAAACATCGAAAAACTAGCAGAAGATGAAGTTTCAGATGCCAAGAAGCTTGTGAAGAAGCTATCCACAAACAGATTTCGTAGCATGTTGAGTGGAATCTGGCATTAACTCTTGAATCAAATGTAGGGTTTCTGTCTTtatcatttgatttgatttaatttttgtaaaacTTGTATATCTGCATGAAAAGGGTTTTCCAAGTTTTTACTGGTTTGTCAAGCTCAAGTTGGAACTCCAGATTTCATCTTTATTAGATCCACTTTCACGAATCACAACATCTTCTTGTCAAGATTGTATGCATAACTAGAGCTCAGCCAGAGCCGATACTACTTTTTGATACGAGCGATATTCTAATCTAATATAAACTACGGGAATAAAGATTCGACTCTACCCTAACCAACTCAACCACGTCCAACTTTGCTACGATAATATGTTTGTTTAAGACACTCAGGCATTGTGTTGCATGTAGTGGCAGTATTGTGGTAGAGAATGAATGATAGAAGAGAATGCAATTGCAATTAATTTAAGTGGGATTGTGTATTATTAGGAAGGAGCACATGGGAAAGCCATGAACtcccaaaggggcatgtgaggAGTAGAGGCAAGCCATGGTCTACTTCATTTACCCTCTGTGACTGGACACAAAGGACAGCGATAGATGAAGTTTCCTGCTGTATTTGCTTGTCCTATGTATGTCATTGTCTCTTCTGCAAATTTCTCGTCATGGACGTGCGTTTTTTAAACGGGACGTCTGTTTAACCGTAATTCTACCCAGTTTTGATCTCATTTATTGACGTAGTTGATTGTTTTAGGATGTAGAGTCGTCATTCAAAGTTTAAACTTTTGAATTCTAGCTTTAGAATCTTTAAGCCTTAGATTTTAGGTTTTAAGCTTTAGATTTTAAGAACTTGAAGCTTTAATTAAAAGCGATTCTATTTCTTGACTAATCAACCCAGCCAATAAATGAAATCAAAATGGAATAGAGTTAATCgtaatgttaggaagactaaatatgtagactaaattttataaactaaatgatgtgaaagttgatgattggattattagttaAGTGTtcattaacgtgtttatttcgtATTGATGACATATCATTTGATCTACGAAtttaatctacaaatttagtctattTAACATTACTCTTTCCCAAAGCGTCTGTCCTTAAAGTGATTTATAACGTCTGTCCTTAAATGatgtggaagttgatgattgaattattacttaagtgttgattaacgtgttttttttattggtgacatatcttgatttgcaaatttaatctacaaatttaatataTCTAACATTACTCTTTCCCGAAGTGTCTGACCTTAAAGTGATTTATAGAGTTTTGGTGGGGAAAAATGTTAATAATTTGTAAGACATAAAGAGGGTTGTGTATTAGGAAATAAGGCAGTAGGGTAGATGGACCTGGACAACTAGTAATCCAACTTGATGATGAGGACATGTGGACCATCTGAGTTTCTTCTTGCTCTTGACTTTATGGAAATCATATTTTTGTCGATGAGATGAAATTCGATTTTGTAGTTTCAATCTTCCTTTCTTGATGCTTTATTTCGATATGGTGTAGTTAATTATGTAGAGTGTAATAAATTCTTGATATTTAGGTGTTGTAATCGTTGGTCCTTCATTTGTTTTTAGCGTGAAAGTGCTTTATCATTAAGTTAATTGACAGCATTCATTCATACAATTAAAATGTcgtatttgaattttttcttggCCAATATCGCTTGCATTAGAATATATTTATATCAAATGCACGTAAGCGGAGCCATGAAAGTACCAGGATGGTCCCAGGCCCATCTTGAATATTTTTGCACgtagaaaattttaatattatacTTATCAAAAGAGTGTTTCGTATTAAGACTTTTGAGTCTCTTCTAGACTAAAACTCTCTACAACTGCACGCAAAGCTCACCATGGTAATGTCTTTTTCCGTCGTAAATAATAAAAGCAAACAAAGATTGATGTGGACGAGCCCAGAGTGAAAACACACAAGTCGTAAGCCCAATGCCCAAAGTTGAAAATGGATGATTGAATCTAATGGCCCTTTTTCCGAGGAAGAATATATGGCAATTAAAGTAATaccttgcctttttttttttttttggaaatgaaGTAATATCTTGCTTTGGAGAAGACGATCCGAGTTTTATATGAAAGAAATGTGGAAATGTAAGATCGTAGTCATGTTTAGGACTCGTTTGagattgtttaaaaaaaaaaaactatttatgtTATAGTTTTTTATTACGTTTAAAACAATCTTGAAAGTACGTTTTGTAGTAGGAATGATTTCTACATCATTATGTTACAATTTGTAATTACACTTAAATCCTACAAAAAAATCGTTGCGCATATGATAACTTTGACAATATATATTCATCGGAAACTAATATACAAAATATCTACTGACGCTGAGTATTGTAATAATAGAATTCAGATTCTCTTAGGATCTCTGTGTTTGGAGTTGATGAATCAAAGAATATGAACCACTCAATCTAAATCATACTGGTCTCATTTGTCTATCCCATTGACCCACCTCAcacaaaatcaaacttttgaaCGACTCGGATCTTTTTCTCTCGCTATCTCGAATGACCCTGAATTCTCTGATGCGTCGGCTCCAAACCGAGAGATGTAAAGAGGATCTGAATTCGTAATAACATTAAAGCTTAACTTGCTGGTCCTGCAAATTTTTGTGGGTAACAGATCGTCTAGTATCAGTCTAATGATGACACATATGTGTATATGATGTCTTAATTATAACATACATCGAGCAGAGACCCACCAATAACCCACATACCATGTGAAAATGCAAGTATCAAGAAGAGGCCTAGGTCCTTTTCTGTCGAGTAGTTGGTGCCTGATTATTCATCATATCATATCATATCATACATAATAAAAATCTTCCTGACAAttatgatttgtttttggaGTCCTCTGGAATTAGCATTGTCTGCTCTATCTATGTCTTTCTATCTCTATATACAATTAAAcattataaaaatttgtgtttaAATCATGTCCTTGTAATTCCCTTGACTTAATTAAATCATGGGGTTTCCATTACTGCAACAAAATTATCTTACAATTGTTCTTGGAAAAGGGGAAGTAGGATTACTTATGTTATCCAGTTCTGATTCTAATCACGTTATTAACCTCAACTGATTTGGTCTTAATTATATGCTATCTTAATAGTAAGTCTACTTGCTACTTGCTACTTGCCTATGGTGTCTTCGAACAAAAAggaagttaaaaaaaaacaaattaagtgGCTTTGGGTGCAACTAATTTTCAATTCTTGTGCTGGCTGTGTTGATAGGTCCATCTTGTAGTCAAATGGCATGGAGGAGACTGCATGCTAGTTAGGGTCTGGACTTCAAATCTTCGATCAATAAATGTTCACAACTTCatccatgcatgcatgctttCAACTTTCAAGGACCCCTTGTGTGGCATATTTTGTAATAACCTTGTTAGTTTTCTGGTCATACCGTTATGTGATTTTACTATCTATAATTTATAAGATAAAAGacataattaatataaaatgattTTACGTTATATATGAGTGAATTAGTAATACATATAATGGTG
Encoded proteins:
- the LOC126586985 gene encoding vacuolar protein 8-like: MRATMGKEKKQGAKETEQSQNSSESSSGESSLRRTIESITSLISLSYSIKIFAAKWKTIRTKLEDLNSGLEAVENCEASENAVLSGIVSGICQTVNECHEIARRCVNLSYSGKLLMQSDLDILSARLDLHARNLSEVYNAGVLTRRFAIVVLRPGNGACRDDMRFYIRDVMTRMKIGNAEMKRQALLNLHEALVEDDKYVKVVVELSEIVHVLASFLDFSHDVQIQELSAKIVSVISGFGSCKVVLIGAGIIAPLIRVLECGSVVGKEEAAKSLQRLTENSDNGWSISAHGGVTALLKLCSGGDGSEIRAELVGPACGALKNLVGIEEIKRFMVEEGVISTFIGLTRSKDEVLQINSIEFLQNIASGDEAIRVMVAKEGGIQALVRVLTTRSAACSCKVRETALRAIENLCFRNANSISLLIKYGFVDQLMFFLQNGEVSIQELALKVSIRMCGKSEEAKKAMGDANFMTELVKFLDSKSFEVREMAAEALSNMVTVPKNRKRFVQDDRNMCLLLQRFDPKQVNSGNKKLLFSILMSLTSCNSGRRKIAHSGYMKNIEKLAEDEVSDAKKLVKKLSTNRFRSMLSGIWH